A region from the Populus trichocarpa isolate Nisqually-1 chromosome 18, P.trichocarpa_v4.1, whole genome shotgun sequence genome encodes:
- the LOC127904713 gene encoding protein argonaute 7-like: MFMGADVTHPCPLEDISPSAAAVVGSMNWPAANKYVSRMRSQTHRQEIIWDLGAMVKGLLDDFYQELNELPKRIIFFRDGVSKTQFYKVLEKELQAIREACSRFPGYRPPISFAVVQKRHHTRFFPSETDPSSTKNQFFDKNIPTGTVVDTDYLGLLLTREAKPCMHQHRQSKQSHFNKRKQALVEINRDRDRAYPTCTSAILRNLQRTKKKK, translated from the coding sequence ATGTTCATGGGAGCGGATGTGACTCATCCTTGCCCATTAGAAGATATCAGTCCATCTGCTGCTGCTGTGGTTGGTAGCATGAACTGGCCAGCAGCAAACAAGTACGTCTCAAGAATGAGGTCGCAAACACATCGACAAGAAATCATCTGGGACCTTGGTGCAATGGTGAAAGGATTACTAGATGACTTTTACCAGGAATTGAATGAACTTCCAAAAAGAATAATATTCTTTAGGGACGGAGTAAGCAAAACCCAATTTTATAAGGTCCTTGAAAAGGAGTTGCAAGCCATTAGAGAAGCTTGTTCTAGATTCCCTGGTTATAGACCTCCCATTTCTTTTGCAGTAGTCCAGAAGAGACATCACACAAGGTTCTTTCCTAGTGAGACTGATCCATCTTCGACTAAGAACcaattttttgacaaaaatatacCAACTGGGACTGTTGTGGACACTGATTACCTGGGACTGTTGTTAACAAGAGAAGCAAAACCATGCATGCATCAACACAGACAATCAAAACAATCtcattttaacaaaagaaaacaagccCTTGTAGAAATAAACAGAGACCGAGATCGGGCGTACCCGACTTGCACTTCTGCAATTCTAAGAAAtctacaaagaacaaaaaaaaaaaaatag